The Legionella adelaidensis genome has a segment encoding these proteins:
- a CDS encoding nuclear transport factor 2 family protein has protein sequence MKNTIASQLIKQEQQLLDRTDSLDILVDLIDDEFIEIGSSSTVYDKAEVVRWLASEDKSVHIGTSFKVNQLSEDIFLLTYVSSIKDTPGPEIKKTNLKSIFSTF, from the coding sequence ATGAAAAATACGATTGCTAGTCAATTGATTAAACAAGAGCAACAATTATTAGATAGAACCGATTCTTTAGATATATTGGTTGATTTAATCGATGATGAGTTTATAGAAATTGGAAGTAGTTCAACTGTATACGATAAAGCCGAGGTTGTACGCTGGCTTGCAAGTGAAGATAAATCCGTCCATATTGGAACTTCATTCAAAGTAAATCAGCTTTCGGAGGATATTTTCTTATTGACCTACGTGAGTTCTATTAAAGATACCCCGGGTCCTGAGATAAAAAAAACAAATCTTAAATCCATTTTTTCAACTTTTTGA
- a CDS encoding type II toxin-antitoxin system RelE family toxin, protein MTYKLSFHPKALEEWNNLDNRIKKRFKKKLAERLDNPHVPKSKLHGDLSHCYKIKLLKDGYRLVYQVNENSVTVMVVAVGQRDKSKAYEAAIKRLK, encoded by the coding sequence ATGACCTATAAGTTATCATTTCATCCAAAAGCATTAGAGGAGTGGAACAATCTTGATAATCGCATTAAAAAGCGCTTTAAAAAAAAGCTGGCCGAAAGACTAGATAATCCTCATGTACCAAAATCAAAACTCCATGGCGATCTAAGTCATTGCTATAAAATTAAATTATTAAAAGATGGCTACCGCCTAGTATATCAAGTAAATGAAAACTCCGTAACCGTTATGGTTGTAGCAGTTGGCCAAAGAGATAAAAGCAAAGCCTATGAGGCAGCAATAAAGAGGCTTAAGTAA
- a CDS encoding alanyl-tRNA editing protein, which yields MTKKVFWDNPYLTELNTVVDTLENDEITLRETIFYAFSGGQESDCGTIEDYPVLEARKEGKQIYYKLPSDHKLKAGDHVLVLIDWRRRYQLMRLHFAAELVLELVCRRFSDVVKVGAHIAEDKARIDFQWYEKISPFINSLQEEAQHIIDIDEEIISAFSDEKNERRYWKINEFAQVPCGGTHVKRTGEIGQIRLKRQNPGKGKERIEIFIL from the coding sequence ATGACAAAGAAAGTTTTTTGGGATAATCCGTATTTGACAGAGTTAAATACGGTAGTCGATACGCTCGAGAATGATGAAATCACATTGCGAGAAACTATTTTTTATGCATTTTCTGGAGGACAAGAGAGTGATTGTGGAACGATAGAGGATTACCCAGTATTAGAGGCAAGGAAAGAAGGAAAGCAAATTTACTATAAGCTTCCTTCTGATCATAAATTAAAAGCAGGAGATCATGTACTAGTACTGATTGATTGGAGGAGGCGCTATCAATTAATGAGACTGCATTTTGCAGCGGAACTGGTATTGGAGCTTGTTTGTCGACGTTTTTCAGATGTAGTGAAAGTGGGTGCTCATATTGCAGAAGACAAAGCTCGGATAGACTTTCAGTGGTATGAGAAGATTTCTCCTTTTATTAACTCACTTCAGGAGGAAGCTCAGCACATTATTGATATAGATGAGGAAATTATCAGTGCATTTAGTGACGAAAAGAATGAAAGAAGGTATTGGAAAATCAATGAATTTGCCCAGGTTCCCTGTGGCGGTACGCATGTAAAACGTACCGGTGAAATAGGCCAAATTCGTTTAAAACGTCAAAATCCAGGTAAAGGAAAGGAACGGATTGAAATTTTTATATTATAA
- a CDS encoding aminotransferase class I/II-fold pyridoxal phosphate-dependent enzyme — protein sequence MFTPEGCPANKIEKNMLLVMWAQYLRENHLASSKKKMIFAGIGKPTLSLHKYTKDFLVNYWLNHSGEAITYDHPQGNLQARKTMAAAMQSWYQTEINEQNVLFNIGGAGALKAIFSAIMDGSTGCRIVTPFPYYSLYAESSATLHPVDVMQNPKCRLTAESLQEAITSAYELAKLDGIYPKAFLLCDPNNPLGTVLDKIELLAIAAVLRKFPEMVIILDEAYAEMVFVGKHTSLLSVAPDLKKRIILMRSATKGLSAAGERMAITLAFDSCIMSKLVQFNIINCGHSPVSLQLAYAETMAHFKKSDIQTIINFYQPKVEYVQKRLANIGANVPHQNKIEGTFYSLADFSDLIGEPISEATYPAIKTNGIICTDEQIAYSLLFEDFVMISPLSYYGLNAELGLIRLTCSESLNDLKDLLDRLESRLRTARKNKNNKLRLQLEETLITLAELDVEKHHTIKNKLPSFSDSFSCLDLKTQNEILNNLLIEARAILITIPTELQSKSNKLNPPITGCHPKEFSLYSE from the coding sequence GAAAGACTTTCTGGTAAATTATTGGTTAAATCATTCCGGTGAGGCGATTACTTATGATCACCCGCAAGGAAATCTTCAAGCCAGAAAAACTATGGCTGCCGCAATGCAAAGTTGGTATCAAACTGAAATTAATGAACAGAATGTTTTATTTAATATAGGTGGCGCTGGGGCGCTTAAAGCAATTTTTTCCGCAATTATGGACGGCTCCACTGGATGCCGAATAGTTACCCCTTTTCCCTACTATTCTTTGTATGCTGAATCTTCAGCGACTCTTCATCCTGTAGATGTCATGCAAAATCCTAAATGCCGATTAACAGCTGAAAGTTTGCAGGAAGCTATAACCTCGGCTTATGAGCTAGCAAAATTGGACGGCATTTACCCAAAAGCATTTTTATTATGTGACCCCAATAATCCTTTAGGTACTGTCTTAGATAAAATTGAACTTCTTGCGATAGCAGCTGTTTTAAGGAAGTTTCCCGAAATGGTTATTATTTTGGATGAAGCCTACGCAGAAATGGTATTTGTAGGAAAGCATACTTCTTTGCTGTCTGTTGCACCTGACTTAAAAAAAAGAATAATACTCATGCGCTCGGCAACAAAAGGTTTGTCCGCCGCAGGAGAAAGGATGGCTATAACACTGGCTTTTGATTCCTGTATTATGTCAAAACTTGTACAATTTAATATAATTAACTGCGGCCATTCACCTGTCTCACTACAACTTGCTTATGCTGAAACAATGGCCCATTTTAAGAAATCTGATATCCAAACGATTATTAATTTTTATCAACCCAAAGTAGAGTACGTACAAAAACGTCTTGCCAATATTGGCGCAAACGTACCTCACCAAAATAAAATTGAAGGCACTTTTTACAGTTTAGCGGATTTTAGTGATCTTATCGGCGAGCCCATTTCTGAAGCAACTTACCCTGCTATAAAAACTAATGGAATAATTTGCACTGATGAACAAATAGCTTACTCTTTATTATTTGAAGATTTTGTGATGATTTCACCACTTTCCTATTACGGTCTTAATGCAGAACTTGGGCTAATAAGGCTAACATGCAGCGAAAGTTTAAATGATCTAAAAGATTTATTAGATCGTCTCGAAAGTAGATTGCGAACAGCAAGAAAAAATAAAAATAATAAATTACGCCTTCAACTTGAAGAAACCTTAATAACTTTGGCAGAATTGGATGTTGAAAAACACCATACAATTAAAAATAAACTACCTTCGTTTAGTGATTCTTTCTCTTGTTTAGACCTCAAAACCCAGAATGAAATATTAAATAATTTATTAATAGAGGCACGGGCAATACTAATTACTATTCCTACGGAATTACAATCAAAATCAAATAAACTCAATCCCCCAATAACAGGATGCCATCCAAAAGAGTTTTCACTATACAGTGAATAG
- a CDS encoding AAA family ATPase: protein MLIIFGGLPGTGKTTIAKEVAKQLKAVYLRVDTIEQTLKNLNKYPAFSMIGPEGYEISYAIAKENLALGLDVVADSVNPITITRQDWIEVAKYTNTPFFEIELICSNQKEHQRRVEERVADIEGHNLPTWQDVLHRDYEPWETKSLTIDTSKCSINESVKIIMDCLAQNNAP, encoded by the coding sequence ATGTTGATTATTTTTGGTGGATTACCGGGAACAGGTAAAACAACGATTGCAAAAGAAGTCGCCAAGCAGTTAAAGGCTGTATACTTAAGAGTGGATACTATCGAGCAAACGCTAAAGAATTTGAATAAGTACCCTGCTTTCTCAATGATAGGGCCTGAGGGTTATGAAATCAGTTATGCTATTGCGAAAGAAAACTTAGCTTTGGGTTTGGATGTCGTAGCTGACTCTGTGAATCCCATTACCATTACAAGACAGGATTGGATTGAGGTGGCGAAATATACAAATACTCCATTTTTTGAGATTGAACTAATTTGTTCAAACCAAAAAGAGCACCAACGTCGGGTAGAAGAGAGAGTTGCGGATATAGAGGGCCATAACTTACCTACATGGCAAGATGTTTTACATCGAGACTATGAGCCTTGGGAAACCAAGTCATTGACGATTGATACATCAAAATGTTCTATCAACGAGTCAGTGAAAATTATCATGGATTGCCTCGCACAAAATAATGCGCCTTGA
- a CDS encoding tRNA-binding protein: MTISYDDFEKVDLRSGIIVRAEPFERAKKPAYKVWVDFGPAIGILQTSAQITIHYTPESLIGRRVIGCVNLGEKNIAGFTSQFLLVGFSDNSGAICLASVDARVPNGQKLH; the protein is encoded by the coding sequence ATGACTATTTCCTATGACGATTTTGAAAAAGTTGATTTACGGTCGGGGATTATTGTGAGGGCGGAGCCCTTTGAGCGAGCTAAAAAACCAGCTTATAAGGTTTGGGTTGATTTTGGCCCCGCGATCGGAATTTTACAAACTTCTGCCCAGATTACTATCCATTACACACCAGAATCTTTGATTGGCCGACGAGTTATCGGTTGCGTTAATTTGGGAGAAAAAAATATTGCAGGTTTTACTTCGCAATTTTTATTAGTAGGTTTTTCTGATAATTCCGGGGCTATTTGTTTAGCATCGGTAGATGCGCGTGTGCCCAATGGACAGAAATTGCATTAA
- a CDS encoding PAS domain-containing hybrid sensor histidine kinase/response regulator: MAKDGKKKLSLEDIGIFLEKLADKSENVYWLSSPDFKKIEYISPAYEKIWGRSRKELYKNPETWINFLHPDDALQKNPIHEMAEKIAIQGEEARFSEKYRIIRPDGTIRWILDNGFPIYDSNGNCCGVTGVAVDVTKEKEYETQLKKAIENAEAASKAKTAFLENMRHDIRTPLTGIVGFSEILKNESTEKKIKEYADNLIVSSHALLELLDEVLESIRVSSGEIPKLKRKFNLKKSLENIINLNLSKAAEKNLTLSLDFDSKIPLYFLGDKIRLHRIFLELVGNALNFTDYGFVKLTANFVQPKNNKVILRFCVEDSGVGIPKEKQQDIYLQFRRLTPSYQGIYKGAGLGLSVVKQFVDELEGEIYVESEQRKGTKFTIILPLQESLLDDDFGIDENADHQLEQQYQATYAQQIKKDEPSKNQHIQFNILVVEDNLIAQKVAKSMLESFECKVDIAESGEKALELWKEKSYDLIFMDIGLPDMDGNEVARKIRLEEASKNTHIPIIALTAHAGDENKKRCIDAGMNAVLTKPLTAKNCSDILNTFAVKSLNADVSNSGQYAKDLPQLEEEFFNLEPFPILDVEEGIKTTGDKAMLASMLRLLINESLTQDVEKMIAFHEQGDWEKVQQIAHKIKGGAVYVGTMKIKMACQYLERYWKVGGRDLLERLYEQAITTLKESTIEIQKWVNENS, from the coding sequence ATGGCAAAGGATGGTAAAAAAAAATTATCCCTGGAAGATATAGGAATCTTTTTAGAAAAACTCGCTGACAAGAGTGAAAATGTCTATTGGCTAAGTAGTCCTGATTTTAAAAAAATCGAATACATTAGTCCTGCTTATGAAAAAATATGGGGGCGTTCTCGAAAAGAACTTTATAAAAACCCTGAAACTTGGATAAATTTCCTCCACCCTGATGATGCCTTACAAAAAAATCCTATTCATGAAATGGCAGAAAAAATTGCCATTCAAGGGGAGGAAGCACGTTTTTCTGAAAAATACCGAATAATTAGGCCAGATGGGACTATTCGTTGGATTTTGGATAATGGATTTCCTATATACGACTCGAATGGAAATTGTTGTGGAGTCACTGGGGTGGCCGTAGATGTTACAAAAGAGAAGGAATATGAGACACAACTGAAAAAAGCTATAGAAAACGCAGAAGCGGCCAGTAAGGCCAAAACGGCATTTTTGGAAAATATGCGACATGATATCCGTACACCCTTGACTGGAATTGTGGGTTTCTCAGAAATACTTAAAAATGAATCCACAGAGAAGAAAATTAAAGAGTATGCAGATAATCTAATCGTCTCGAGCCATGCGTTGCTTGAGTTACTTGATGAAGTCCTAGAGTCTATTAGGGTCAGTTCTGGTGAGATACCCAAGTTAAAAAGAAAATTTAACCTAAAAAAGAGCTTAGAAAATATTATTAACCTTAATCTTTCTAAAGCGGCTGAAAAGAACCTTACCTTATCCCTTGATTTTGATTCAAAAATCCCACTTTACTTCCTCGGAGATAAAATCAGGCTACATCGTATATTTCTTGAATTAGTAGGAAATGCACTTAATTTCACCGATTACGGTTTTGTAAAATTAACTGCTAATTTCGTACAACCCAAGAATAACAAAGTAATTTTAAGATTCTGTGTGGAAGATTCAGGTGTAGGCATACCAAAAGAAAAACAACAAGATATTTATCTTCAATTTAGACGTCTCACCCCCTCCTACCAAGGCATATATAAAGGTGCTGGTCTAGGTCTTTCAGTTGTAAAACAGTTTGTTGATGAATTGGAAGGAGAAATTTACGTTGAAAGTGAGCAACGTAAGGGTACAAAATTTACTATTATTTTGCCATTGCAAGAATCTTTATTAGACGATGATTTTGGGATTGATGAAAATGCTGATCATCAATTAGAACAACAGTACCAAGCTACTTATGCTCAACAAATAAAAAAAGATGAACCGTCCAAGAACCAACATATACAATTTAATATTTTGGTAGTGGAAGACAATTTAATTGCCCAAAAAGTAGCGAAATCCATGCTAGAGTCCTTTGAATGCAAAGTTGACATAGCCGAAAGTGGAGAGAAGGCTCTTGAGCTTTGGAAAGAGAAATCCTATGACTTAATTTTTATGGACATCGGATTACCCGATATGGATGGTAACGAAGTAGCGCGAAAAATTCGACTGGAAGAAGCTTCTAAAAATACTCACATCCCCATCATCGCGCTAACTGCGCACGCAGGTGATGAGAATAAGAAAAGATGCATTGATGCTGGCATGAATGCTGTACTCACCAAGCCTTTAACTGCTAAAAACTGTTCGGATATTCTTAATACTTTTGCTGTTAAATCACTAAATGCCGATGTTTCGAATTCTGGCCAATATGCAAAAGATCTTCCTCAATTGGAGGAAGAGTTTTTTAATCTAGAGCCCTTTCCAATTTTAGATGTTGAAGAAGGAATAAAAACTACCGGTGATAAAGCAATGCTCGCTTCCATGCTCAGGTTATTGATTAATGAGTCGCTTACACAAGATGTAGAAAAAATGATAGCTTTTCACGAGCAAGGCGACTGGGAGAAAGTGCAACAAATTGCACATAAGATTAAAGGAGGAGCAGTCTACGTAGGTACCATGAAGATCAAAATGGCTTGTCAATATTTAGAACGCTATTGGAAAGTGGGGGGGCGGGATTTATTGGAGAGATTATATGAACAGGCTATTACTACTTTGAAAGAGAGTACGATAGAAATTCAAAAATGGGTAAACGAAAACTCGTAA
- a CDS encoding pyridoxamine 5'-phosphate oxidase family protein, with amino-acid sequence MHPIELLKTWLEEEKSANIPYAQHAVLSSQGINGQAHGRVVAIREIKEDKLLFFTQKRTRKVEEIKKNPAVTLTFWFELSGREVIVEGEAMFLSETQNRDYWKTYPKLAQIRFCSYAPTSGLPIENKQLLEDKRLQIAEHNQQEQSLPLSKDYCGISVKPLRFVFYDYRLDELSDVWEYQIEGSEFVRRLLSP; translated from the coding sequence ATGCATCCCATTGAGTTATTAAAAACATGGCTGGAAGAGGAAAAATCCGCAAACATTCCTTATGCACAACATGCTGTATTATCCTCGCAAGGAATAAATGGACAGGCACACGGCCGCGTGGTTGCTATTCGTGAAATTAAGGAAGATAAACTCCTTTTTTTTACCCAAAAACGAACGCGCAAAGTTGAGGAAATAAAAAAGAACCCAGCTGTGACGTTGACCTTCTGGTTTGAACTGTCGGGACGAGAGGTTATTGTGGAAGGGGAAGCCATGTTTTTATCAGAAACGCAGAATAGGGATTACTGGAAGACTTATCCAAAACTTGCGCAAATTCGTTTTTGTAGCTATGCGCCAACATCGGGCTTGCCAATTGAAAATAAGCAGTTGCTAGAAGATAAAAGATTACAAATAGCAGAGCATAATCAACAAGAACAATCATTGCCGTTATCAAAAGATTATTGCGGAATATCAGTAAAACCTTTGAGATTTGTATTTTATGATTACCGCTTGGATGAATTGTCTGACGTCTGGGAGTATCAAATTGAAGGCTCTGAATTTGTTAGAAGACTTCTTTCTCCTTGA
- a CDS encoding shikimate kinase — MTKRIFIVGHMGAGKFIFTEALAKKLGWQIVDANPSIERYIGRLTHEILGVEGEAAFNRCQAEIISHSIEKENVVVLLEECVVLSEACRKLLSSEFVVYLKVSIPTQLDRMKNAQAPSLPVADMKIFLEKQHAERDGFYEEVATLIVESTGYSDEIAEINKIVEQDVNKVMQALEKQR, encoded by the coding sequence ATGACAAAACGTATCTTCATCGTTGGTCATATGGGCGCGGGTAAATTTATATTTACTGAAGCATTGGCTAAAAAATTGGGGTGGCAAATCGTCGATGCCAATCCAAGTATTGAGCGTTATATTGGTCGACTAACACATGAAATTTTAGGTGTAGAAGGTGAAGCGGCGTTTAATCGGTGTCAAGCTGAGATCATTTCTCATTCTATTGAAAAAGAAAATGTGGTGGTTTTACTGGAAGAATGTGTTGTGTTAAGTGAAGCGTGCCGGAAGTTATTGTCTTCCGAATTTGTTGTTTATTTGAAAGTATCTATCCCTACGCAACTTGATCGTATGAAAAACGCACAGGCTCCCTCGCTTCCGGTAGCTGATATGAAAATTTTTTTGGAAAAACAACATGCCGAACGCGATGGTTTTTATGAAGAAGTAGCTACTTTGATTGTTGAATCCACCGGCTATTCTGACGAAATTGCGGAAATCAACAAGATTGTTGAGCAAGATGTTAACAAAGTTATGCAAGCTTTGGAAAAGCAAAGGTAG
- the ybaL gene encoding YbaL family putative K(+) efflux transporter — translation MHHSLPLITTIAMGFALALTLGLIATRFKIPALVGYLLAGVAIGPFTPGLMANVEIAQELAEIGVMLLIFGVGLHFSLSDLMRVRKIAIPGAIVQIVVATLLGGCTAIMWGWNYGSALIFGLSLSVASTVVLLRALEERGALDSINGHIAVGWLLVEDLVMIVVLVLLPPLSHRLGSSSVGMVQPLWLVLSLTLVKVSAFIAFMLLVGRRFFPKLLWHVARTGSRELFTLCVITAAISVAYVASKLFGVSFALGAFFAGMIMRESSLSHRAAEESLPLREAFAVLFFVAVGMLFDPAVLVQQPLQVLAVIGIIVIGKSIAAFALVLAFRYPLRAALTVSASLAQIGEFSFILAELGIRLGMLPKEGQNFILAGALISIAINPLIFKAINPIQAWIKSYPKMLSFFERSSDPLAELPMTTKEEYLAGQVVLVGYGRVGKRVAHLLSEKAIPFVVVDENREIIENLRATNFPAVYGDASDPSVLIQGHIARASMLIIVISDTINVRKMIRYACQINPDIEVIVRTHNEEEAGLLQKEITGKVFFAEGEIAKNMGEYALNRYGKL, via the coding sequence ATGCATCATTCGCTTCCCTTAATTACTACTATTGCTATGGGCTTTGCTTTGGCATTAACCCTTGGCTTAATTGCTACTCGTTTTAAGATTCCAGCATTGGTCGGTTATTTATTAGCGGGTGTGGCTATTGGGCCATTTACCCCTGGGTTGATGGCGAATGTAGAAATTGCCCAAGAACTTGCTGAAATCGGGGTTATGCTGCTGATATTTGGCGTTGGGTTACATTTTTCATTATCCGATTTGATGCGGGTCCGCAAGATTGCTATTCCTGGTGCGATTGTTCAAATTGTTGTAGCAACCCTGCTTGGAGGATGTACTGCAATCATGTGGGGTTGGAATTATGGGAGCGCACTAATTTTCGGACTTTCGCTGTCTGTAGCAAGCACGGTTGTTCTATTGCGAGCCTTGGAGGAGCGAGGCGCCCTCGATTCGATTAATGGCCATATTGCCGTGGGTTGGCTTCTAGTCGAAGACTTGGTTATGATTGTTGTGCTTGTTTTACTCCCTCCACTATCACACCGCCTTGGTAGTTCATCTGTCGGTATGGTCCAACCTTTATGGCTTGTCCTGAGCCTAACCCTTGTTAAAGTATCCGCTTTCATTGCATTCATGCTTTTGGTCGGTCGACGGTTTTTTCCGAAGTTGCTCTGGCATGTTGCCCGAACTGGTTCACGTGAATTATTTACTTTATGTGTTATTACTGCTGCAATTAGTGTTGCCTATGTAGCTTCTAAGTTATTTGGAGTTTCATTTGCCTTAGGCGCTTTTTTTGCGGGGATGATTATGCGTGAGTCTTCACTAAGCCATCGTGCTGCCGAAGAATCCTTACCCCTTAGAGAAGCATTTGCAGTATTATTCTTTGTCGCAGTGGGTATGCTGTTTGATCCTGCGGTTTTGGTTCAACAACCCTTACAAGTGTTAGCTGTAATAGGTATTATCGTTATTGGAAAATCCATTGCAGCTTTTGCACTCGTTCTTGCTTTTCGCTATCCATTGCGAGCAGCACTAACCGTATCAGCAAGCCTGGCACAAATTGGTGAATTCTCATTTATCCTGGCAGAACTCGGGATACGCTTAGGCATGTTACCCAAGGAAGGACAAAACTTTATTCTTGCCGGTGCACTGATATCCATAGCCATTAACCCTCTTATATTTAAAGCTATAAACCCCATTCAAGCATGGATAAAATCCTACCCCAAAATGCTCAGTTTTTTTGAGCGTTCAAGCGATCCATTGGCTGAATTGCCAATGACTACTAAAGAAGAATATCTAGCAGGGCAAGTAGTATTAGTGGGTTATGGTCGTGTGGGGAAGCGTGTGGCTCATTTACTTTCTGAAAAGGCGATACCTTTTGTTGTTGTTGATGAGAACCGCGAAATAATTGAAAACCTCCGCGCCACTAATTTTCCTGCAGTGTATGGAGATGCCTCTGATCCTTCCGTGTTAATTCAAGGCCATATTGCCCGAGCCAGTATGCTCATCATTGTCATCTCAGATACTATTAACGTAAGGAAAATGATTCGATATGCTTGCCAAATAAACCCAGACATTGAGGTTATCGTTCGTACGCACAATGAGGAAGAAGCAGGGTTACTACAAAAAGAAATTACCGGGAAAGTATTTTTTGCCGAGGGGGAAATAGCCAAGAATATGGGAGAGTACGCCTTAAATCGCTATGGAAAATTATGA
- a CDS encoding type II toxin-antitoxin system prevent-host-death family antitoxin: MERVLVSSVASISELKKNPTKLINGAHGHPVAILNHNSPAAYLVPAETFKKIMALLEEQGDDLLLASIVKNRLSKKFTPIEVSLDDL, translated from the coding sequence ATGGAACGCGTACTGGTTTCTTCTGTAGCGAGCATAAGCGAATTAAAAAAGAATCCAACAAAGCTTATAAATGGTGCTCATGGGCATCCTGTTGCTATTTTAAATCATAACTCACCCGCAGCCTATTTGGTTCCTGCTGAAACATTCAAGAAAATAATGGCTTTACTAGAAGAGCAAGGTGATGATTTATTGCTTGCATCAATTGTTAAAAATAGATTATCTAAGAAATTTACCCCAATTGAAGTTAGCTTAGATGACCTATAA
- a CDS encoding MFS transporter, translating into MSYFLDLSILKENRNFRLIYSGQFISFIGTMITGVALPYQIYDLTDSTLMVGLLSLAQLLPLLFTALIGGVFADRYNRRGLLIGSELFLALGTLGLIINANTAQPQVLPLFIISSCMSAIVGLHRPAFDSIIQQIVKPEDYKKVGALGGFKFSFCMIVGPAIAGLILAHYGIVITYLVDFFTFAFSLLSIVLMHHIPSPEDAEHPSILTSLKEGFSFAMSRQELIGSYLVDFFAMIFAMPNALFPALAQQFGGVKTLGFLYAAPAVGSLVISFISGWTNKITHDGRAIALSAALWGLAIVGFGLASSLWWALFFLALAGAFDAISGIFRSSLWNETIPQKLRGRLAGIEMMSYLSGPKLGDTRAGLIAASLGIPFALLSGGILCVLGVGLCCLSLPRFWNYQSKREDF; encoded by the coding sequence ATGAGTTATTTCCTCGATTTATCAATTTTAAAAGAAAACCGTAACTTTCGTTTAATTTATTCCGGTCAATTTATCTCTTTTATTGGGACGATGATTACTGGAGTAGCGCTCCCCTATCAAATTTATGATCTTACCGATTCCACACTAATGGTAGGTTTGCTGAGTCTTGCCCAATTGCTCCCGCTGCTTTTTACAGCGCTTATTGGCGGTGTTTTTGCCGATCGTTATAATCGACGTGGACTATTAATTGGTAGCGAACTATTCCTTGCTTTGGGTACACTCGGTTTAATTATCAATGCTAATACAGCCCAACCTCAAGTACTCCCGTTATTCATAATTTCTTCCTGTATGTCAGCGATTGTGGGTCTACACAGGCCTGCTTTTGATAGCATTATTCAACAAATAGTGAAACCTGAGGATTATAAAAAAGTAGGTGCATTGGGAGGTTTCAAGTTTAGTTTTTGTATGATTGTAGGGCCTGCAATTGCGGGGTTAATCCTTGCGCATTATGGCATAGTAATTACTTACTTAGTGGATTTTTTTACCTTTGCGTTTTCATTATTGAGTATTGTATTAATGCATCATATCCCTTCACCAGAAGATGCCGAGCATCCCTCCATTTTAACTTCTTTGAAAGAAGGGTTTTCTTTTGCTATGAGTCGTCAAGAATTAATTGGCAGCTATTTGGTAGATTTTTTTGCAATGATTTTTGCTATGCCTAATGCGCTTTTCCCTGCATTGGCACAACAATTTGGTGGTGTTAAAACGTTAGGTTTTCTCTATGCTGCGCCGGCGGTGGGATCGTTAGTCATTTCATTTATCAGTGGTTGGACCAATAAGATTACCCATGATGGGAGAGCCATAGCATTGTCTGCTGCTCTTTGGGGATTGGCTATTGTTGGATTCGGCTTGGCAAGTTCATTATGGTGGGCCTTATTTTTCCTGGCTTTAGCTGGTGCATTTGATGCAATTAGCGGGATCTTTCGATCGAGTTTATGGAATGAAACCATTCCACAAAAACTACGAGGCAGGTTAGCAGGGATTGAAATGATGAGTTATTTAAGCGGCCCCAAATTAGGAGATACCAGAGCGGGCTTGATAGCCGCGAGCTTAGGAATCCCCTTTGCTTTATTATCAGGCGGCATTTTATGTGTTCTCGGTGTAGGACTATGCTGTCTTTCCCTCCCTCGCTTTTGGAATTACCAGTCCAAGCGGGAAGATTTTTAG